TCCGGGTCGTCGGTCAGACCGGCCGGCTCGAACTTGAGGTTCGTGAACTTCTGGACGTAGGTCTCGAGCGGCACGCCGTACTGGAGGCCGATCGACACCGCGATCGAGAAGGCGTCCATCACGCCGGCCAGGGTCGAGCCCTGCTTGCCGAGCTTGAGGAACACCTCGCCGAGTCCGTCGTCCGGGTAGGAGCCCGAGGTCATGTAGCCCTCGGCACCGCCGACCGTGAACGACGTCGTCAGCGACGGGCGCGTCTTGGGGAGACGCTTGCGGATCGGCTTCTCGACGACGACGGTCTTGACGGTCTCGACGACCTCGGCCTTCGCGTTCGAGTCGACACCCTTGTTCTCGCCCTTGCCGGACGAGAGCGGCTGACCGACCTTGCAGTTGTCGCGGTAGACCGCAAGCGCCTTCAGGCCCAGCTTCCAGCCCTGGAAGTAGATGTCCTGGATCTCCTCGACGGTGGCCGCCTCCGGCATGTTGACCGTCTTGGAGATCGCGCCCGACAGGAACGGCTGCGCCGCTGCCATCATCCGGACGTGACCCATCGGCTTGATGGACCGCTCCCCCATCGCGCAGTCGAAGACCTCGTAGTGCTCGGTCTTCAGACCCGGTGCGTCGATGACGTGACCGTGCTCGGCGATGTATTCGACGATCGCCTCGGTTGTCTCGTTGGTGTAGCCGAGCTTCTTGAGGGCGACCGGGATCGTCTGGTTGACGATCTGCATCGAGCCGCCACCGACGAGCTTCTTGAACTTGACCAGCGAGAAGTCCGGCTCGATGCCGGTCGTGTCGCAGTCCATCATGAAGCCGATCGTGCCGGTCGGTGCCAGCACCGACGCCTGAGCGTTGCGCCAGCCCTGCTTCGTACCGATCTCGATGCCCTTGGCCCACTGCTTCGTGGCCTCGCGGTGCACGGCGATGTCCATCGCGTGCATCGTGCGGACCGCGTCGTTGGCGGCCTGGTGCTTGCGCATCACGCGAGCGTGCGGCTCGGCGTTCTGGGCGTAGCCCTCGTACGGGCCGACGACACCGGCGAGCTCCGCCGAACGACGGTAGGACGTGCCGGTCATCAGCGACGTGATCGCCGACGCGAAGGCGCGGCCGCCGTCGGAGTCGTACGCGAGGCCCGACGCCATGAGGAGCGCGCCAAGGTTGGCGTAGCCGATGCCGAGCTGACGGAACTTGCGCGTCGTGTCGCCGATCGCCTCGGTCGGGAAGTCGGCGAAGGTGATCGAGATGTCCATCGCGGTGATGATCAGCTCGACGGACTTCACGAAGCGCTCGACGTCGAACGAGCCGTCGTCCTGCAGGAACTTCAGCAGGTTGAGGCTGGCCAGGTTGCACGACGAGTTGTCGAGGTGCATGTATTCGGAGCACGGGTTGGACGCCGTGATGCGACCGGTCTCCGGCGTGGTGTGCCAGTCGTTGATCGTCGAGTCGTACTGGATGCCCGGGTCTGCACACTCCCACGCAGCCTGCGCGATGTCCTTGAAGAGCTTCTTGGCGTCGATGGTCTCGATGACCTCGCCCGTCGTACGAGCACGCAGCCCGAACTCGCCGCCCTCCTCGACCGCACGCATGAACTCGTCGTTCACGCGGACCGAGTTGTTGGCGTTCTGGTACTGGACAGACGAGATGTCGTGCCCGCCAAGGTCCATGTCGAATCCGGCGTCACGGAGGACGCGGATCTTGTCCTCCTCGCGCGCCTTCGTCTGCACGAACTCCTCGATGTCGGGGTGGTCGACGTCGAGCACGACCATCTTGGCCGCACGACGCGTCGCGCCGCCCGACTTGATCGTCCCCGCGGACGCGTCGGCGCCGCGCATGAACGACACGGGACCCGAGGCCGTACCACCCGAGGAGTGCAGGAGCTCCTTGCTCGAGCGGATCCGCGACAGGTTGAGGCCGGCACCGGAACCGCCCTTGAAGATCAGACCCTCTTCCTTGTACCAGTTGAGGATCGAGTCCATCGAGTCGTCGACGGCGAGGATGAAACAGGCCGAGACCTGCTGCGGGCTCGACGTGCCGACGTTGAACCAGACCGGGCTGTTGAAGCTGAAGACCTGGTGGAGAAGCATGTAGGTGAGCTCGTGCTCGAAGAGCTCGGCATCGGCGTCCGTCGCGAAGTAGCCGTTGTCCTTGCCGGCCTTCACGTACGTCAGGACGACACGGTCGAGGAGCTGCTTGAGCGACTGCTCACGCTGGTCGGTGCCGACCGCGCCACGGAAGTATTTCGTGGTCACGATGGTCGACGCGTTGACGCTCCAGAAGTCGGGGAACTCGACCCCGCGCTGCTCGAAGACCGTCGCTCCGGTCTTCCAGTTCGTCTGCACGACGTCGCGACGCTCCCACGTCACGTCGTCGTACGGGTGAACACCCTCGGTGGTGTAGACCCGCTCGATCGTCAGGCCCTTGCCGGCGCGCTTCGTCGTCTTGCGCCCCCGCGCAGCCCCGCTCGGTCCGCTGACCGTTTCCGTCATCTGATGTGCCCCTTCTCCCCGTGTCCCCGTGATGTGAGTGGTGCAGTGTTACTTGCTGTCCGACCGGTCGATCTCCTTGACCAGCTCGCAGTCGGCGTCGGCCGCCATCAGCACTGCGATCTCGTCGGCGAAGTCCGCCACGTCGGTGAAGTTCTTGTAGACGCTGGCAAACCGCAGGTATGCGACCTGGTCCAGCGCCTTCAGCGGCTCGAGCACGGCGAGCCCCACCTCGTGCGAGCTCACCTCTGCTCCCCCGGCCGCCCGCAGCGCGTGCTCGACCTGCTGGCCGAGACGCGCGAGATCGTCTTCGTCCACCGGGCGCCCCTTGCACGCCTTGCGGACTCCGCTGACCGCCTTGTCCCGCGAGAACGGCTCCGTGGCACCGGAGCGCTTGCAGACCGTGAGCTGAATCTGCTCGACCGTCGTGAAGCGCTTGTTGCACTCGGTGCAACTGCGACGGCGGCGGATCGCTCCCCCGTCGTCGGCGACGCGACTGTCGAGGACTCGGGTGTCGGTGTGCCGGCAGTACGGGCAGTGCATCCGTTCCTCCTGTGCGTCTCGCTGTGGAAGCCGTGTGGAGAACCCGGTGTTTCCTGTGGGTTGCGCCACGTCCCGTGTGGACTAGATGTGGATAACTACATCCGTGTAAGTACTAGATGTAGTGGCAACCGTACGCCGCAGCACCAGCCCATGCAACTCATCATCACGACTTGGACTGACATTTCTTCCGCCGCAGGTCAGAGGCTGTTTTGAGGCGGCGACACGGCGTGTCGGGGGGCGAAATCAGCTGCGGTGGCGGGGGCGTACGGGGCGGTCGTGGCGCATGCCGCGGAGGATCATGACGACATCGACCGCTGCGAGCAGGGCGATGGCACCCGCGATCACGCCGAGGACCGATGCAGCCCAGGTCATGCCCGGGGTCAGCAGGACCCAGAGAGCGATCGCCGCGAACGCGACGAGCCCGCCGACCGCGAGGCCGAGGCGCAACCGGTACGCACTGAGGGCCGTCTTGGGCTCCGTACCGGTGTGCTGCAGGCGGGGGCCGATGTGGGAGTGGGATGAGACCATGGCGCACCTCCTTCGGGTGTCACCAGTACAACGTCTAGAACGTCCCTATTCATCCCGATTGTACGCTTCCGCGGTCGACGAATTCGGCCTCTGACCTGGGCAGATGGCTCAGCCGTCGCCCTGCTCCTCCGCGTACGCCGCGCTGTACGCCGCCGCTGACTCCACGGAGTCGGCGGCGAAGGTCACGTGGCCGACCGGTACGCGGTCGCCGACCGCGTCAGCCACCCGAGCGGCGTCAGCCAGCGAGAACCCGCCGCACAGCTCAATCAGCGCCACGCGGTCCTCCTCGACCAGGCGCCGCGCGGCGTCAGGCGCGTCGGCCGGATCGGCCACCGGCACCATGTACGACCGCTGGCCGGCGCGGTCGAGCACCGTACGGTCCGCCTGAGGATCGGCTCCCGGATGTTCGTAGATGTATGCCCAGCTCGTCATCGCTCGACCGTACGAACTCAAGTCGGCTTGAGGTCAAGCCTCCGCTCTCTACGCCGCCGCGGGCGTGTAGTGCGGGATCGCCGCGATGAGCTGCTTCGTGTACTCCTCGCTCGGCGCGTGGAAGATCTCGTCGGGCTCACCGCTCTCCACGACCTTCCCCTCGCGCATCACGTACACCTGGTGCGCGACCAGCCGGACGACGGCGAGGTCGTGGCTGATGAACAGGTACGACAGCCCGAGCTCGCGCTGCAGCGAAACCATGAGGTCGAGGATCTGCTCTTGCACCAGTACGTCGAGCGCGCTCACGGCTTCGTCCATCACGACCAGCTCCGGATCCAGCGCCAACGCCCGCGCGATCGCGACCCGCTGGCGCTGCCCGCCGGACAGCTCATGCGGGTACCGCTCCGCGAACGACGCCGGCAGCGCCACCTTGTCGAGCAGCTCACCCACCTGCCTGCGGCGGCTCGCCTTGTCGCCGATCTTGTGGACGCGTAGCGGCTCGGTGACGCACTCCTCGATCGTGTAGCGCGGGTCGAGCGAGGCGTACGGGTTCTGGAACACCGGCTGCACCGACCGGCGGAACGCCAGAAGGTCCTTCCCGCGCAGCGACCCGACATCGGTGCCGCGATAGCGGACGACGCCGCCGTCGGGGTCCTCGAGCTTCAGCGCGAGCCGCGCGGTCGTCGACTTGCCCGATCCGGACTCGCCGACGATCGCGACCGTCTGCCCGCGCGGGATCGTGAGGTCGACGTGGTCGACGGCACGGAAGGGCTCGTCCTGGCCACGCAGCCGGTACGTCTTGAGCGCGTCCTTCACCTCGAGCAGAATCTCGGTCTCGACTCGCTGCGCTCCCTCGACCAGCGGGGATGATGCCTGCACGACAGGTGCAGCGGCGATCTTCACGCTGGCCATCCCGGGCGCGGCGGCGAGCAGCCGCTGCGTGTACTCGTGCTGCGGGTTCTCGACGACCTGCGCGGCCGTCCCGGTCTCCACGATCTCCCCGCGGAACATGACCGCGACACGGTCAGCCCGCTCGGCCGCCAGCGCGAGGTCGTGCGTGATGAGCAGGACGGCGGCGCCCATGTCGGACGCCAGCGCGGCCATCTGGTCGAGCACGAGCCGCTGCACCGTGACATCGAGCGCTGAGGTGGGCTCGTCGGCGAGCAGCACCTCGGGCCGGCACGCGAGCGCCATCGCGATCAGCGCACGCTGCCGCATGCCGCCGGAGAACTCGTGCGGGTACTGGTGGTAGCGCGACCCCGCGTCCTGGATCCCCGCCTGCTCGAGCAGCTCCACGGCGCGCTCCTTCGCGGCGTCGCCCTTGGCGATCCCGTGCACGAGCAGCGCCTCGGCGATCTGGTCGCCGATCTTCATGACGGGGTTCAGGTTGGTCATCGGATCCTGCGGGACCATGCCGATCCGGCTGCCGCGCAGCTTGATCATCGCGGGCTCGGACGCCGCCGTGATGTCGAAGTCGCCGAGCCGGATCTCGCCTGCGGAGATGCGTCCGTTGTCGGCGAGCAGCCGGTTCACGCACGCGGCGAGCGTCGACTTGCCGGAGCCCGACTCCCCCACGATCGCGACCGTCTCCCCTGCGGAGACGTCGAGGCTGACATCGCGCACGGCCTCCACCTCACCGCGCGACGTGGTGAAGGCGACGGAGAGATTCCGGATGCTGAGGACCGGCTCACGACCGGTACGCAGGGTGCTGGGGGTGGTCATCAGTTCCTCACGGCTCGGGGGACTCGCGCAGTGCAGCGGCAAGCACGATGGCCTGGATCTCGTCGCTGGGGATCAGCTCGGGCAGCGCCGTCGGCGGCGCGTCGTACGCGAGGGGGCTGACGGTGCCGTACAGGCGCATCGCTCCACCCGCGACGACAAGATCGCGCTCGAGCGTGAACCCGAACCACGTTCCCGTGAACCCCGGGTGGTGCAGAAGGGTGACGTCTTCGCCGTCGACGCTCAGCACGCGACGCCGGAAGCCAACGGCCTGCTCCGGCTCCACGGGCGACGCCACGGCAAAGCGCTCCAGCACCTCCGCCGGGACGATCTCCGCGCGCCGTACGGCGGTGCCGAGGGTCAGCAGATCGTCGACGGTCGCGAACAGCCCGGCGTGCCCGGCGACCCCGCCGAGCGCGTGCGCCACGTTTCCGTCCCTGACCGCACCGCGAAGCGGAGTCTCGCGCCAGCCCGAGAACCGCTCCGGTCCGAACGGCACGGCGTACGGCGTACTCGTCGCGACCATCGCGTACTCGTACGCGTCGTCGTCCGCACTCACCGCGGCACGTTCCGGCGGCACCGGACCGAACTGCGCCCCGATGCCGAGCGGCTCGGCGACCCTCGTGCGGAACGCGTCGGCAAGTGACATCGATGTGACGGCCTCGAGGACGGAGCCGGCGAGGATGAGTCCGAGGTCGGAGTACGCCCACGCGGTGCCGGGTGCGGACACCAGCGGCGCCTCCTGCACCCACCGCACCGCGCCGTCGCGGTCCGTCGTCTCGCAGTAGAGCGGCCACCACGGCCGCAGGCCCGCCGTGTGCGTCAACAGGTGCTCGAGCGTGACGTCGTCCTTGCCGTCACCGGCGAAGGCGGGCAGATACCGGCGTACGAGGTCGCTCAGGTCGAGCTGCCCGTCGGCGACGAGACGCATGGCGAGCAGCGTCGTGACCGCGACCTTCGTGACCGACGCCTGGTCGAACAGCGTGTCACGGGACATCGGCACGCCAGGCCCCTCGGCGCCGGGCAGGACCGCCCATCCCCCGACGGCGACTTCGCGCGTCTCGCCGGTCACGACGCCGAGTGCAGCACTCGCCGGGTGCCGACCGTCGGGCCCCAGAGCGAGGAGGCCTTCGATGTCTGTCGTGAGCACGCTCACCGCGCACCGCCGTCGAACACGACCGCCTCCGGCCACGCCTCCAGCGCCTCCGCCGAGAGCCCGGCGCGACCCGGCGTCACCGACCCGAGCACCCGCGGTCCCGACGCGCCCGTGCAGCTCGGCACGTTGCCCGGCAGTCCGTGCGCCGTCGCCCAGCCGATCAGCGCGAACGCCACGGCCTCCTTCTCCCCCGCCGGCACGCCCAGGTCGTCGGTCGTGATGACGTCGACGCTCGGCAGCAAGGCGCCCAGCCGCTCCATGAGGACCGGGTTCCGGACTCCGCCGCCGGACGCGACGAGGACGGACACGTCCGCAGCACGTACGGCGTCGGCGACCGTCACGGCCGTGAGCTCGACGAGCGTCGCGATGAGGTCCTCCAGGCTCGGGGCGGTGCCCGTACGGCGCAGCGCGTCCTGGACGTACCCGAGGTGGAACAGCTCCTTGCCGGTGCTCTTCGGCGCGGGAAGCGCGTAGTACGGCTCCGCGAGGAACGCGTCGAGCAGCGGCGCGACCACCGAGCCGGAGCGGGCCAGCGCACCGTCACGGTCGTACGTCTCCGCACCGTTCGTGCGATCGACGACGACTGCGTCGATCAGCGCGTTCGCCGGCCCGATGTCCCAGGCGACCGGGTCCTTGTCGGCGTCGCAGATGGTCATGTTGGAGATGCCGCCGAGGTTGAGCGCGGCGGCGCGCAGGCCCTTCGCGACGTACGGCGCGAGCAGGCGCGTGTCGAGGATCGGCACGAGCGGCGCGCCGTGGCCACCTGCGGCGACGTCGGCGGCGCGGACGTCGGAGATCACCGGAAGGCCGGTCGTCTCGGCGATCCACGCCGGTTGGCCGAGCTGGAGCGTGCCGAGCGCGTGACCGCCCTCGACCCAGTGGAAGACGGTCTGGCCGTGCGAGCAGATCGCGTCGACCGTCGCGTCGCCGGCCGAGGCGTGCGCCTCGAGCGCGCCGGCTGCGGCACCCGCGAACGCCTGACCGAGCAGCGTGTCGAGCTCGCACACCACGTCGAAGCCGACCGGTGCCGGCGGGAGCGCCGCGATCAGCCGACGCCGGAGCTCTGCCTCGTACGGCACGGAGTCGGTGAGCTCGATCCTCGCCGTGAGCGTGCCGTCCGCCTCGGTGAAGTCGACGATCGCGACGTCGATCCCGTCGTGGGAAGTCCCCGAGATCATTCCCAGCACACGCATCAGGCAGGCTCCTCAGAAGTAGTAGGGCGGTCTCCATCGACGCTTGCCCGATCAACGACGACGCGCAGCACTCCCCCGGCGTCGTCGAGCGCGGCGCGGGCGTGGTCGGCGTCGAGGCCGGTCGCGATCATCGCGATCGCCAGCTTCGCGTGCCAGCCGGCGTCCTCGAGCGCCCTCTCGGCGACGGCGTCGTCGATCTCGGTCGCGAGCGTGACGATTCGCACGGCGCGGCGCCGCAGCTTGGCGTTCGTCGCCTTCACGTCGACCATCAGCGTCCGGTAGGTCTTGCCGAGCTGGACCATCGCGATGGTCGAGAACATGTTGAGCACCATCTTGGTCGCGGTCGCGGCGCCGAGACGCGTCGATCCCGTCACGACCTCCGGCCCGACCGCCAGCTCGATGCCGTGGTCGGCGACCTCGGCCAGCGGCGTACTGGTGTTGCAGGCGACGCCGACAGTCAGCGCGCCCCGCTCCGACGCGCGCACGAGCGCCCCGAGGACGTACGGCGTACGCCCGCTGGACGCGATCCCGACCACGGTGTCGAGCTCTCCGACGGCGTGGGCATCGACATCCGTGGCACCCGCCTCGGCGTCGTCCTCCGCAGCCTCGACCGCGCTCACGATCGCCGCAGGACCCCCGGCAATGATTCCGATGACGACGTCCGGCCCCGTGCCGAAGGTCGGCGGGACCTCCGACGCGTCGAGGACACCGAGCCGCCCGGACGTCCCGGCACCGACGTACAGGAGCCGGCCACCGCGGCGCATCCGCTCCACCGTCGCGGCGATCGCGTCGGAGACGGCCGGCAGCACCGCGCGTACGGCCGCAGCGACGGTCTCGTCACGATCGTTCATCAGCGTGACGAGCTCGGGGACCGAGAGCTCGTCGAGCATCAGGTGGCTGTCTGCGACGGCCTCGGTCGTGAGGGCGTCGAGGTCCTCCAGGTCGGAGGGCGAGGGCAGGTGGGTCGCCATCAGCGACCTCCCGTCTTGGGATCGAGGGCGGCACGCAGGCTGTCGCCGAGCAGGTTCAGCCCGATGACCGCGAGGATGAGCGCGGCTCCGGGGGCGAAGAGCATCCAGGGAGCGACGCTGACCAGCGTCTGCGCGTCGTAGACCATACCGCCGAGCGACGCCGCCGGCGGCGGAGTGCCGAAACCGAGGAAGCTCAGCGACGCCTCCGTGAGGATTGCCCACGACAGCGACAGCGTCACCTGTACGACGAGGATCCCGGACATGTTCGGCAGCACGTGCGCGAACAGCGTCGACAGCCTGCTGCGCCCGATCGCGGTCGACGCCATCACGTACTCGGCGTTGCGCAGCGTCAGCACCGGGCCCCGCGCGACGCGCGCGAAGATCGGCAGGTAGACGACGGCGATCGCGAGGGCGACCGTCACCCAGCTGCGCTTCAGCGTGGCAGCCAGCGCGAGCGCGAGGAGGAGCGAGGGGAACGCGAACAGGACGTTCGTGATGATCCCGACGCCGCGGTCGAGCAGCCCCTGGTAGTAGCCCGCGAGCACGCCGAGGAGCACGCCGACGATCGCAGCGGCCGCGACCGAGACGACGGCGACACGCAGCGAGTTCGCGAGGCCCGAGCACACCCGCGAGAACACGTCGCGGCCGAACTGGTCGGTGCCGAACCAGTGCGCACTGCTCGGGCCCAGCAGCGACTGGGAGACGTCCTGCTCGGCGGGGTCGTACGGCGTCAGACCGAACGTCGCGAGGAGCGCGAGCCCCAAGACGACGGCCATGAGGATCAGGCCGATGATGCCCGCGGGCGTACGGAACGCCGCGACCCACGCGCTCGACCGCTTCGTCGCGTCCGTCCTGATCTCGGGGACGTTGTTGCTCGTCTGCGTCGCACTCATCGCACACGCACCCGGGGGTCGACGAGGCGGTAGACGAGGTCGGTGAGGAGGTTCACCAGCACGAACATCGCCGCGATGATCAGCACGGTGCTCTGCACGACGGCGTACTCCTTCTGCGTGAGCCCGAGCAGCACCTGCCGGCCGATCCCGGGGATGGCGAAGATCTGCTCGACGACCAGCGCGCCGCCCAGCAGGAAGCCGAACTGAAGCCCGGTCATCGTGACGACCGGGATCCAGGCGTTGCGCAGGATGTGCTTCTCCTGCAGGCGGCGAGGGGGTACGCCCTTGGCGCGCGCCGTACGCACGTAGTCCTCGGCGCGCACGTTGAGGATCGCCGCACGGGTCGTCTGCAGGACGGGTGGCGCGATGCTGACGCCGAGCACGAGGGCGGGCAGCAGCATCTGCTGGAGGTTCATCCACGGGTCCTCGAAGAAGGTGCGGAAGCCCTCGCCGTTCGGGTACCAGCCGAACTGGTTGGCGAGCCACGTGCCGAGCGCCGTCGCGAGCAGGAAGGACGGCACCGACAGCGCGAGGAGGCTGCCGAGCTGCGTGACGTTGTCGCGCGCCTTGCCCGGCCGGCTGGCGGCGAGGACACCGCCGGGTACGCCGAGCGCGAGGCCGATGACGATCGAGAGGATCGCGAGCTCGATCGTGATCGGCAGCGCCTGCGCGGTCATCGAGAGCACCGTGGTGTGCGCGGTCGTCGACACGCCGAGGTTGCCGGTGAGGACGCCGCCGAGCCAGCTGAGGTACTGCATGATCAACGACTGGTCGACGCCGTAGTACGCCTCGAGCGACTCGATCTGCGAGGGGCTCAGCTCGCCGGCGGCGATGCCGTACGCGGCGGTGATCTGGTCACCGGGCACGACACGGAGCACGACGAACGTGACGATCGAGACGCCCAGCAGGGTCAGCACCGCCTCACCGAACCGCCGCGCCACAGGGTGACGGGCGGTACGGCGCAGCCGGGGGATCAGATCGACGCCTTCCAGAGCATCGACAGCGACGCATCGGTGCGCGCCTCGAGATCCTTCACCGCCGTGTTCGACGCGATGTACTCCTTGGGCGTGAACAGCCAGATCCACGCCGCGTTGTTCACGAGGTCGTCGGAGATCTGGGTGTAGATCTGCTTGCGCTCGGCCTCGTCGGTGGTGGCGATCCCCTGGGCGAAGAGGGTGTCGAGGGCGGGCGAGCCGTAGCCGGCGACCTTGGCGTAGCTGCCGTTGGACGTGAAGTAGCGGGCGTACATCGTGTTGGGATCTGCGCTGCCGGCGTTCTGGGCGATGGCGGCGTCGAAGTCACCGGCGAGCCACTTCTCGACGTACTCGTTGGAGTCGAGCGTCTCCACGTTGACCTTGATGCCGATCTTGCCGAGCTGCGCCTGGATGTTCTGCGCCTCGTCGACCGCGGTCGAGTAGAGGCCCTGCGACGTCATCAGGTCGAGCGTGAACCCACCGGCCTTGCCCGCCTTCTCCAGGTAGCTCTTCGCCTTGTCGAGATCCTGCTCGGGGCACGGCTGCGCCTCGGGGTCGGAGCGGTAGTCCGGGGACGTGATCGGACCCGTGACGTCACCCGAGCCGAGCGCCGCCGAGTCGACGACGTCCTTTCGGGAGATCGCGCACTGGATGGCCAGTCGCGTGTTGACGTCGGACAGGACCGGGGACGCCGCGCGCAGCTGGAGCACGTGGTACTGGAGCGAGTCGACCGGCGTGGTCTTCACCTTGTCCGACGTGGCGGACTTCGCGGTCACCGGGTTGTCGAAGACGGCCAGGTCGACGGACCCGGTCTTGAGCGCCGAGACCATCGCCTGGTCGTCCGGGATGATGCGGAACTCGAGCGTCTTCGCGCCCGGCGTGCCGGCGTAGTAGTCGGGGTTGGCCTTGAGCGTGATCGACTCGTTGGCCGTACGGCTGTCGAACGCGTACGGGCCGGACCCGACCGGCTTGGTCTCGAGACTCTCGACGCTCACGTCCGACGGGACGATCGACGTGTTCACGAGGCTCAGGCCGGAGACGAACGAGGCGTCGGGCTGCTTGAGGTTCACGACGACCGTCGTGGGGTCGGGGGTCTCGAT
Above is a genomic segment from Mumia sp. Pv4-285 containing:
- a CDS encoding vitamin B12-dependent ribonucleotide reductase — its product is MTETVSGPSGAARGRKTTKRAGKGLTIERVYTTEGVHPYDDVTWERRDVVQTNWKTGATVFEQRGVEFPDFWSVNASTIVTTKYFRGAVGTDQREQSLKQLLDRVVLTYVKAGKDNGYFATDADAELFEHELTYMLLHQVFSFNSPVWFNVGTSSPQQVSACFILAVDDSMDSILNWYKEEGLIFKGGSGAGLNLSRIRSSKELLHSSGGTASGPVSFMRGADASAGTIKSGGATRRAAKMVVLDVDHPDIEEFVQTKAREEDKIRVLRDAGFDMDLGGHDISSVQYQNANNSVRVNDEFMRAVEEGGEFGLRARTTGEVIETIDAKKLFKDIAQAAWECADPGIQYDSTINDWHTTPETGRITASNPCSEYMHLDNSSCNLASLNLLKFLQDDGSFDVERFVKSVELIITAMDISITFADFPTEAIGDTTRKFRQLGIGYANLGALLMASGLAYDSDGGRAFASAITSLMTGTSYRRSAELAGVVGPYEGYAQNAEPHARVMRKHQAANDAVRTMHAMDIAVHREATKQWAKGIEIGTKQGWRNAQASVLAPTGTIGFMMDCDTTGIEPDFSLVKFKKLVGGGSMQIVNQTIPVALKKLGYTNETTEAIVEYIAEHGHVIDAPGLKTEHYEVFDCAMGERSIKPMGHVRMMAAAQPFLSGAISKTVNMPEAATVEEIQDIYFQGWKLGLKALAVYRDNCKVGQPLSSGKGENKGVDSNAKAEVVETVKTVVVEKPIRKRLPKTRPSLTTSFTVGGAEGYMTSGSYPDDGLGEVFLKLGKQGSTLAGVMDAFSIAVSIGLQYGVPLETYVQKFTNLKFEPAGLTDDPDVRMAQSIMDYIFRRLALDYLPFEVRSQMGIHSADERQRQLDTGSYAPVEEEVSESESLKNTPPVEATKSIETQSAETTAELERESQVDAADAEIVAGAARPAPKQAHTSAELLQVISGTEVDAPLCFTCGTKMRPAGSCHVCEGCGATSGCS
- the nrdR gene encoding transcriptional regulator NrdR, whose amino-acid sequence is MHCPYCRHTDTRVLDSRVADDGGAIRRRRSCTECNKRFTTVEQIQLTVCKRSGATEPFSRDKAVSGVRKACKGRPVDEDDLARLGQQVEHALRAAGGAEVSSHEVGLAVLEPLKALDQVAYLRFASVYKNFTDVADFADEIAVLMAADADCELVKEIDRSDSK
- a CDS encoding DUF6343 family protein, whose translation is MVSSHSHIGPRLQHTGTEPKTALSAYRLRLGLAVGGLVAFAAIALWVLLTPGMTWAASVLGVIAGAIALLAAVDVVMILRGMRHDRPVRPRHRS
- a CDS encoding DUF6506 family protein translates to MTSWAYIYEHPGADPQADRTVLDRAGQRSYMVPVADPADAPDAARRLVEEDRVALIELCGGFSLADAARVADAVGDRVPVGHVTFAADSVESAAAYSAAYAEEQGDG
- a CDS encoding ABC transporter ATP-binding protein, with translation MTTPSTLRTGREPVLSIRNLSVAFTTSRGEVEAVRDVSLDVSAGETVAIVGESGSGKSTLAACVNRLLADNGRISAGEIRLGDFDITAASEPAMIKLRGSRIGMVPQDPMTNLNPVMKIGDQIAEALLVHGIAKGDAAKERAVELLEQAGIQDAGSRYHQYPHEFSGGMRQRALIAMALACRPEVLLADEPTSALDVTVQRLVLDQMAALASDMGAAVLLITHDLALAAERADRVAVMFRGEIVETGTAAQVVENPQHEYTQRLLAAAPGMASVKIAAAPVVQASSPLVEGAQRVETEILLEVKDALKTYRLRGQDEPFRAVDHVDLTIPRGQTVAIVGESGSGKSTTARLALKLEDPDGGVVRYRGTDVGSLRGKDLLAFRRSVQPVFQNPYASLDPRYTIEECVTEPLRVHKIGDKASRRRQVGELLDKVALPASFAERYPHELSGGQRQRVAIARALALDPELVVMDEAVSALDVLVQEQILDLMVSLQRELGLSYLFISHDLAVVRLVAHQVYVMREGKVVESGEPDEIFHAPSEEYTKQLIAAIPHYTPAAA
- a CDS encoding serine hydrolase domain-containing protein yields the protein MSVLTTDIEGLLALGPDGRHPASAALGVVTGETREVAVGGWAVLPGAEGPGVPMSRDTLFDQASVTKVAVTTLLAMRLVADGQLDLSDLVRRYLPAFAGDGKDDVTLEHLLTHTAGLRPWWPLYCETTDRDGAVRWVQEAPLVSAPGTAWAYSDLGLILAGSVLEAVTSMSLADAFRTRVAEPLGIGAQFGPVPPERAAVSADDDAYEYAMVATSTPYAVPFGPERFSGWRETPLRGAVRDGNVAHALGGVAGHAGLFATVDDLLTLGTAVRRAEIVPAEVLERFAVASPVEPEQAVGFRRRVLSVDGEDVTLLHHPGFTGTWFGFTLERDLVVAGGAMRLYGTVSPLAYDAPPTALPELIPSDEIQAIVLAAALRESPEP
- a CDS encoding anhydro-N-acetylmuramic acid kinase; the encoded protein is MRVLGMISGTSHDGIDVAIVDFTEADGTLTARIELTDSVPYEAELRRRLIAALPPAPVGFDVVCELDTLLGQAFAGAAAGALEAHASAGDATVDAICSHGQTVFHWVEGGHALGTLQLGQPAWIAETTGLPVISDVRAADVAAGGHGAPLVPILDTRLLAPYVAKGLRAAALNLGGISNMTICDADKDPVAWDIGPANALIDAVVVDRTNGAETYDRDGALARSGSVVAPLLDAFLAEPYYALPAPKSTGKELFHLGYVQDALRRTGTAPSLEDLIATLVELTAVTVADAVRAADVSVLVASGGGVRNPVLMERLGALLPSVDVITTDDLGVPAGEKEAVAFALIGWATAHGLPGNVPSCTGASGPRVLGSVTPGRAGLSAEALEAWPEAVVFDGGAR
- the murQ gene encoding N-acetylmuramic acid 6-phosphate etherase, with product MATHLPSPSDLEDLDALTTEAVADSHLMLDELSVPELVTLMNDRDETVAAAVRAVLPAVSDAIAATVERMRRGGRLLYVGAGTSGRLGVLDASEVPPTFGTGPDVVIGIIAGGPAAIVSAVEAAEDDAEAGATDVDAHAVGELDTVVGIASSGRTPYVLGALVRASERGALTVGVACNTSTPLAEVADHGIELAVGPEVVTGSTRLGAATATKMVLNMFSTIAMVQLGKTYRTLMVDVKATNAKLRRRAVRIVTLATEIDDAVAERALEDAGWHAKLAIAMIATGLDADHARAALDDAGGVLRVVVDRASVDGDRPTTSEEPA
- a CDS encoding ABC transporter permease encodes the protein MSATQTSNNVPEIRTDATKRSSAWVAAFRTPAGIIGLILMAVVLGLALLATFGLTPYDPAEQDVSQSLLGPSSAHWFGTDQFGRDVFSRVCSGLANSLRVAVVSVAAAAIVGVLLGVLAGYYQGLLDRGVGIITNVLFAFPSLLLALALAATLKRSWVTVALAIAVVYLPIFARVARGPVLTLRNAEYVMASTAIGRSRLSTLFAHVLPNMSGILVVQVTLSLSWAILTEASLSFLGFGTPPPAASLGGMVYDAQTLVSVAPWMLFAPGAALILAVIGLNLLGDSLRAALDPKTGGR